A window of [Clostridium] innocuum genomic DNA:
AATACAGGATTCCGAAGACCGGTACCGCAGAGATACAGAAGGTTGCAATCTGTGCAAGTACGAATTGTACAAAGTAAATCTTTTTCATATCCCCCTGTGCGGCGGCACTGTCCACCATGTGTACGAATACGGAGTTGATGGTGCTTCGCAGATTCCATACGATGGTCCCGACAAGACCAAAGGATACGGCAATCGTAACTGCGACCTCCGGAGTGGCTCCAGTTGCTATCGCCAAAGATGTTCCGACAACCCCTGCAATGCCGGGATCGCTTGGAATTGCACCTCCGACATTCAGAAACCCAAGAACTACGGTATTGATCGTCGCACCGATGATCAGACCATTTTGCGGATCCCCCAGAATCAGACCGACGATGGTGCCGGATACGAGCGGCTGGCGAATGGATACGTGTACGATTCCTGTAAGCCAGGGTGGTGAGCACAGCGTCATATAATACAAAATTCCGATAAGCGCTGCCTGTAAAAAGTTAATTTCCATGTTTTTTCTCCTCTCATGTTGTTTGAAAACCTAGTAGCTACTGACTGTTTACACACATACTATAATCGCTCAAAAACCTCCCGTCAAATAACGCAAAAGCACAGTTTTTTTACATTCGTGTCACTTAAAAGATAGAAAAAGACGGTGATATTTTCCAATATATGCAAATTATTTCAATATCCGCATATGTGTGCTTTTATTACCCACACAAACTATATCCGTGCTATAATAAGTGTGCAAGCAGACGGCATGCGTGCATTCTGCAGCCCGGAAATTCAGCACCAAAAAGTGGAGGAAGTGTGAAAGAAAATCAAATTTATGAAAAGACAAGTAGCTTGAAACGTCTTTCATGCAATGCCTGTGTCCGCGTGCAAAACGCGGGGAGTGGAGGAAACTATGAAAAAAGCACCTCGAATGAAGGATATTCAAAACCTGATTGCCAGCTATACGGCAAACGGCATTACAGCACACACCTATGATTTCAGCAGCTGTAATGCGCATGACATCGCATTGATTCTGAAAATTGATCGAACCAATGTATCCCGCGTTCTCAATCAGCTGCATCGTGAAAACCGGCTCATCAAGCTGCAGGGACGCCCTACCCTGTATCTCGACGCCGGTGTCATTCACTCATTTTCTACAGAGCCGGTTCCGTATACACTGCCGGTGGGAAGAGATATTCAGGAATACCTGCATCAGGATAAGCTTGTGCGCGTGCGGGAGCACAGCAGCAGGCAAACGCTCACCTACACCGGTATTCATGCGAACGAATCCCTGCATTCCCTGTATCAGGAGCTGTTGGCGATTCTCATGTATCCCCAAGCCCTTCAAAGCTTGGCGCTTTGTGCCCCCTATGGAGAAGGCAAGCATCATTTTCTGAAATTTTTTATAGAAAAGGCGAAGGAGCTGCAGATGCTTGGCAGGCATACACAAATACTGGAGCATGTGCTAAGCGATGCGGCAGATGAGCAGAATCAGATTTATAACATGCATCCGGAGACCCCCGCCTTCCTCATTCTGGATGTACAATGCAGTGATATGCACATTGTACAGCAGGTGGCAGAAAAGCTGCAGAAGCAGCATGCCGCCTTACACAGCAGCTGGAAAGTATGTTACCTGTTTCATGATGCAAATGCGGATATCGCACAGCTGCAGCGGTTTATAGACTATCCGATGGTGTTTCCCAGTTATGAGATGCGTACGCTGAAGGAACGTCTGGAAATCATATTCGCTGAAATACAGCGGCAGTCCGATATTCTGAATCAAACCATCTGTCTGCATAAAAATGTAATCACCTGTATGGCACTTGCAAACAAAGCATATACCACACACATTTCCCTGCAGGAGCTGCGCCGTTCCATCATACGGGCACATTACAGCTTTATTCAGCGCAAGGCCAATGTCATCGATATCACCTTTGAGCATCTGTCCGATGGTATGCTGAACAGCATTCGGGATGTATCCTCCCGCTTTGCACAGCTGCACAGTATCCTCGATCTGTTTGACGGTGATGTGCTTTATTTCATACCGCAGACCTCCTGCCGCTTCTTTACCGCACTGCATCATGCCGTCCTGAATGAGCAGCATCTGATTGACAGCAACGATGATGAGCAGATTGTTTCCATCTGTAATTCCATGCTGAAAAAGACAGAGAAAATAGAGATCAATACAATTCGCTCCATCTTTGTGAAAGAGCTTTACGATCTGATGTTCCCGCTGCTGGCATCCACCCCGCTCAAGCAGAAGGAGACGATGATCTTCGTTTTATTTGAATATCTGCAAAATCTCATAACGGAATTAAAGAATAACACCTATACCCGCAGCTTTACACCGTCACACGGTCTTGGGACAAAGCGCACGGATGCTGTTACGGAGGATATCGCACAGATCATTCAATCCAAGATGGAGGTTGTGCTGCCGCAGGATGAGCGCATTCTGATCAGCACCTACCTGCAGCTGGCCATTCAAAAGCTGGAGGCCAAAACTCCGATACTGTTTGTATGCCACGGGGAGGATATCGCCGCTAATTATGAAAAATACATACGCTCAGCCAATCTTTACGAAAACTGTCATTCGCTCGATTATTCCGAAGCCTGGCGAAGAAAGGAATTTCACCTCTTCCTCGATCACGTATGCGACAGGATCCAGCAGATCGATAATCATGAGACCCTGCTGCTGTTTAGTGATATCGCTCCGTTAACAGAGATTGGCGAACAGATCAGCAGCCGTCTGCATATCGATGTACAAAGCTATGCCCCTATCTCGCTTCCGCTTATTCTCAATACCATATCCGCAATGAAGCACGGGCATGCACAGGAATACAGCCAGCCGCAGACACCAAGTTTTCCTGCTTCCTCTCTCAGTGAGAATTCCCGAACACTGATTGACCGTATTTCCCGTCAGATACTCCAGCAGTCCCTGGTCTTTCTGGATGCGAACAAGGCTTCCTCCTCTTTGATGGTTGTCCTGTTAAATATTTTGAAAAAGCTGAAGCTCGGTTATAGTGATGAAATTACCATCCGTTTTATCATACACGGTGCATTCGTCATCGAGCGTGCCATCCGCAGCGATCCCCTGCCAAACAAAAAAACACGCGAGATTATCAATTCCCATGCCGATGTGTACAATACGATCAGTCTTGAGCTGAATGAATTGAACAATATTTTCAACATCAGTATATCCAAAGCTGAAATTGCCACGATTACACAGATCTTTCTGGAATATATGTAATCAAAAAAATCATGTGCACCCTTTGATGCCCCGCTTCCGGCTTATACTTTCCTATTTCATATCACAAAAAAACGGACCGCTGCGCTATACCGGCAGTTGTCCGTTTTCTTTATGTATGGATGGAAAAATCAGGCAAGCTCAGCCTCGAGCTTTTCAATCCCCTTTGCAATACGCTTCAGGGTTTCCTCTTTTCCAAGGATATGAGCGATTTCAATGGCACCGCCAGGTGTAAACTGCTTTCCGGTGATGGCAGTACGAACCGGCCATAAAATCTGCCCGTTCTTCATTTCCATCTGCTTCGGTAAAGACAGCAGCAGCTCATGCAGATTTTCTTCACTCGACCAGTCATTCAGCTCTGACAGGGCACTTTGTGCCGCCTGCAATGCCTTATATGCAATTTCATAGGTCGTCTTCATTTTCTTATGAATATACATGGCATTATCATATTCCGGCAGCTCGTCAATGAAATCCAGACTTTCCGGAATAGAGGTCAGAATATCACATCTTGGCTGCAGAATGCGTGCAACCGCCATGATATCCACCGGTCTGTGAACGGATTCCTCGATATACGGCTTTGCCAGCTCACAGAATGTTTCCGTGCTCATCGCGCGCAGATACATACCGTTCATCCATGTCAGCTTGTCAATATCAAAAATAGCCGGTGATTTGGAAATACGCTTAATATCAAACACCTTGATCAGCTCATCCAGTGTATAGATTTCCTGCTCTGTTTCCGGTGACCATCCAAGCAGAGCGATGTAATTCAGAATCGCTTCCGGAAGATACCCTTTCTTCACAAGGTCCTGAAAGCTGGCATCCCCGTTACGCTTACTCAGCTTGTGCTGTTCATCCTTCATAACCGGTGGAACATGCACATAGGTTGGAATATCCCAGCCGAAGGACTGATAGATCAGATTATATTTTGGAGTGGAGGACAGATACTCGTTTCCACGCACAACATGCGTGATACCCATCTGGTGATCATCCACGATATTGGCAAAATTATAGGTTGGATAGCCGTCGCTTTTCAGCAGCACGGATTCATCCAGAATACTGTTATCCACCTCAATGCGGCCGTACACCTCATCATCAAAATACGTTTCTCCATCGTGACGAATCGTCTGACGCACAACATATTTTTCTCCCTTGGCAATACGTTCTCTGGCTTCTTCCACAGACACATGCTTGCATGGATCATCGTATTTGAAAGAGATTCCCAGACTTTCCGCTTCTTTTCTCTGCTTTTCTATTTCTTCCTCACCGCAGAAGCAGTAATGTGCGCCTCCCAGATCAACCAGCTGATCGGCATACTCCTTATACATCGGCAGTCGCTCAGACTGTACATACGGTCCGAAATCCCCTCCGATATCCGGTCCTTCATCATGATGCAAACCGACTTCCTTCATGGTATCGTATATGATTTCGACAGCGCCTTCCACGTAACGTTCCTGATCGGTATCCTCGATACGCAGAATAAAATCTCCGTCCTCATGCTTGGCAATCAGATATTCGAACAATGCTGTTCTCAGATTTCCGATGTGCATATACCCGGTAGGACTTGGTGCAAATCTTGTTCTTACTTTTTTCATACGGGCCTTCCTTTCCATTTATTGGTTTCTATATATAGCAGCAGCTTGGCATTTCCACACAGGGTGCTTCCCCGCAATAAAACAAAAAAGTCGCCGAAGCGACTCTCGTTTTTTATTGGCTGGGGTACTTGGATTCGAACCAAGGAAATGCCAGATTCAGAGTCTGGTGCCTTACCGCTTGGCTATACCCCAATCTCTCAGCGGCAACGACATTATTCTACTTGTTTTCCATGCTTTTGTCAATAGCTTATTTTAAAAAATTCATTTTTTTCAGAAGACGGTTCCTATTCACCGATTTATAGTATAGAAAACAGCTTATATTTGGTAAAAAAACAAAACTATCGCATAGCAGTTGTCTCATACATAAAGAAGTCCCTTCTATGGTATCCTTAATTGATTTGTTATTTTTCGATAAATTGAAACTGGAGCTGCTCACCGAAAGGTTAAAAGCAGGAAAATGGCTAATCAAATACAGATATAGCACGAGACCGGTTTTCATGACTTGTATATATAGTAGAGCACTATAATCGCTAAATTGATAATACAATGCAAAAAGAATTACCTTTCCGCATGACATATCCTTATGCAAACAGCCGCTTGAAACGCATCCTCTGAAAAGCTATCCATAATATCTGTATAAGGAATCTAAAAAAAGACGATTATCAACAAATAGAGTATGCAGATTTTTCAAAAGAGAAACCGATAAAATGCAGGAAAGCCATACTCGC
This region includes:
- a CDS encoding PRD domain-containing protein, with protein sequence MKKAPRMKDIQNLIASYTANGITAHTYDFSSCNAHDIALILKIDRTNVSRVLNQLHRENRLIKLQGRPTLYLDAGVIHSFSTEPVPYTLPVGRDIQEYLHQDKLVRVREHSSRQTLTYTGIHANESLHSLYQELLAILMYPQALQSLALCAPYGEGKHHFLKFFIEKAKELQMLGRHTQILEHVLSDAADEQNQIYNMHPETPAFLILDVQCSDMHIVQQVAEKLQKQHAALHSSWKVCYLFHDANADIAQLQRFIDYPMVFPSYEMRTLKERLEIIFAEIQRQSDILNQTICLHKNVITCMALANKAYTTHISLQELRRSIIRAHYSFIQRKANVIDITFEHLSDGMLNSIRDVSSRFAQLHSILDLFDGDVLYFIPQTSCRFFTALHHAVLNEQHLIDSNDDEQIVSICNSMLKKTEKIEINTIRSIFVKELYDLMFPLLASTPLKQKETMIFVLFEYLQNLITELKNNTYTRSFTPSHGLGTKRTDAVTEDIAQIIQSKMEVVLPQDERILISTYLQLAIQKLEAKTPILFVCHGEDIAANYEKYIRSANLYENCHSLDYSEAWRRKEFHLFLDHVCDRIQQIDNHETLLLFSDIAPLTEIGEQISSRLHIDVQSYAPISLPLILNTISAMKHGHAQEYSQPQTPSFPASSLSENSRTLIDRISRQILQQSLVFLDANKASSSLMVVLLNILKKLKLGYSDEITIRFIIHGAFVIERAIRSDPLPNKKTREIINSHADVYNTISLELNELNNIFNISISKAEIATITQIFLEYM
- a CDS encoding PTS sugar transporter subunit IIC, which produces MEINFLQAALIGILYYMTLCSPPWLTGIVHVSIRQPLVSGTIVGLILGDPQNGLIIGATINTVVLGFLNVGGAIPSDPGIAGVVGTSLAIATGATPEVAVTIAVSFGLVGTIVWNLRSTINSVFVHMVDSAAAQGDMKKIYFVQFVLAQIATFCISAVPVFGILYFGTDVATQVLDALKGTPMQILTVIGQILPAMGIAIILRLLSNRPNIIQLFMLGFVLSIYGNVPMIVIAVVAFIIASLYADLKFNRAKEEV
- a CDS encoding glutamate--tRNA ligase, with product MKKVRTRFAPSPTGYMHIGNLRTALFEYLIAKHEDGDFILRIEDTDQERYVEGAVEIIYDTMKEVGLHHDEGPDIGGDFGPYVQSERLPMYKEYADQLVDLGGAHYCFCGEEEIEKQRKEAESLGISFKYDDPCKHVSVEEARERIAKGEKYVVRQTIRHDGETYFDDEVYGRIEVDNSILDESVLLKSDGYPTYNFANIVDDHQMGITHVVRGNEYLSSTPKYNLIYQSFGWDIPTYVHVPPVMKDEQHKLSKRNGDASFQDLVKKGYLPEAILNYIALLGWSPETEQEIYTLDELIKVFDIKRISKSPAIFDIDKLTWMNGMYLRAMSTETFCELAKPYIEESVHRPVDIMAVARILQPRCDILTSIPESLDFIDELPEYDNAMYIHKKMKTTYEIAYKALQAAQSALSELNDWSSEENLHELLLSLPKQMEMKNGQILWPVRTAITGKQFTPGGAIEIAHILGKEETLKRIAKGIEKLEAELA